The Aethina tumida isolate Nest 87 chromosome 6, icAetTumi1.1, whole genome shotgun sequence nucleotide sequence atatttaaatacaacttaaatattcaatatacttTCAATTCACctatttggaaaaaataaatatcttatataaaaattttttgaataaaaaattcaatgttaTTTCTCAAATACAAATGTTCAATGttgtttgtattttctttaattttttattcaaatttacttgtctatttatttatttatagttttatcttATATTTGAGTTCACAATAATGTTTGATACGTTAATGTTGTGTCTAAAGTATTATTTGAccatttaatatgtatgtttatttatatgagaCAGATAAATAGTGTAATAAGGATCATcatgaacattttatttatttttgacagattattattattatttattacaatccTTATTTACTCTCAATATTTgagcttttattatttgaatagttttattcaatgttattgaattttttattcaaaaagtttttatgtAAGATACTCATTTTTCCAAAATAGGTGAATCGAAAgtatattgaatattcaagttgaatttaaatatatgatattttatatatacaaatattattgggaatttataatattaataccatattatctttaaatgaacgttgaaaatgatttatcaaattggcagttttttaaatagttacaaataaattaaataagaaattatatataacaaaaattaggatatatttttaaaattaaatgaataatgaatttatttaagtaaactaGAAACATCATATAGTCCAATATATATTAACGTATTTTATGTAGTTCtggagaatttaataaaaattagattagaaaattattcaggaaaacattttgttttttttttctgaaaatttaaaatcactaTTGACGCActattataattgaaacaagtttaaagaaattatataaaaaagattcaaaaattttagatataatttttaaatgttcaatataatttcaattcaagTGTTTTacacaaacataaaattataaattatttaataaaaaatcatttaacatttaatcaaatctgttcaaataataaaaagtttgagATAACTTGTGGGGTaccacaaaaatttatataataatttttgagacaATATTTTGAGAGTGAATCAAAAGActcactaataaattattataacttcatACAGTACaggaatatacatttaatttttttatttcggtGATTTCATCAGTTTCTCCAGGTCTTCGTCTGTATAAATACTTATTACAGCTTCTTGAAGTATTGAAGAACTCTGTAGTTCAACTGTAGTAAAGGTTTCCTAACTGGCGAACTGTTTTTGTTCGCTCTTGAAGTGACATCTGAACCAAATGTCAATCATCTCAATAGTAGTCAGTCTCTGACCAGCAGTATATGGTCTCATTTGACTGATACCATAATTCAACTCAATTTAGGATTTAAGATAAAAGGACAAGATAACCTTGTTAACaccataaagaaaattatacgaAATTCCGGAATCACTGTATTGAATTCACCGAATTATTGACAGGTATCATATGTATGGCAAAATGTGAATGAGTTTAGTATAAAACTGGTCATCTTTCAGCACTATCTCAGTTGGACTTTAATTTAGACGCACGAACAGCCAGCCGAAATGCCAACGAGAAATATAATTGGCAACGAAAATCGGATTGTCGAGTATGAGTTGGTGAGGGTAAAGAGAGAATTGACGGTGGAGGAACGACTCGAACAGGAACGTGAAACACTTCGGGAAATGAATAGAGCTCGAATAAACGAGGCAAGATTGAAAGAGGAAGAGGCCAAACTCAGGTTGAAGGCAACTAAAAATTTTCACAAACAATTGTTTGAGGTGGCAAGAAGAAAAGTGGTGACAACAAGGATGAGAATGGAGGAGGCGAGGTTAAGAATGGAGGAGGCGAGGGCAAGGATGGAGGAGACGAGGGTAAGGATGGAGGGGGCGAGATTAAGGATGGAGGAGGCGAAGTTAAGAATAGAGGaggcaaaaaaataataaataaatataatataataatacagtttatcttattttcacaaaaatgtatgtaatatacatgtaatattatagtaatataattatttatatattattatctatAAATAGAAGGATATTCTTTGGAATGAGCAGAGTTTCTGTGTGGTTGTCATGTTAcgataaattgttttgtagtgaataaattattcaattatgttaactttacagttttcaaaatttgacatattacaaaatggcggcattttatttcaaattcaaataaatttgtatataattactggGCTGTTACTGTATTgtgtattatcaaaaataaaacaagccaTGATATTAGAACATGTTTTCAATACCTgtagaaaaactaaattaatagaaatttatcgtaaaatatttaagattgcacagttataataatagtaaaatttagaattagtaTTCTTAATacgatttatattattttattgaatatattcacCTTCAGTGAGAAGAAACACATATTGTACTCCAgagaagaagaaattaataattaatactaaacatCAAGGTCTAATATTGCTGACATCGTTAAAAACTTAAGATACTGTGGGTAccaaaaaaatttgtataataattttcgagACAATATTTTGAGCCTGAATCAAAAGActcactaataaattattataacttcatACAGTAcagaaataatcatttaatttttataatttcgatGATTTCATCACTTTCTCCATGTCTTTGTCTGCATAAATAGTTATTACAGCTTCTTGAAGTATTGAAGAAGTCTGTAGTTCAACTGTAGTGAAGGTTTTCTAACTGGCGAGCTGTTTTTGTTCGCTCTTGAAGTGACATCTGAACCAAATGTCTATCATCTCAGTAATAGTCGGTCTCTGACGCAGTATAAGGTCTCGTTTGACTGATACCATAATTCAACTCTATTTAGgatttaagataaaaagaCAAGATAATCTTCTTAACaccataaagaaaattatacgaATATCCGGAATCACTGTATTGAATCGACATTCACTGAATTATTGACAGGTGTCATGTAAGGCAAAATGTCGACGAGTTTAGTATAAAACTGGTCATCTTTCAGCACTATCTCAGTTCGACTTTAGACGCACGAACAGCCAGCCGAAATGCCAGCGAGAAATATAATTGGCAACGAAAATCGGATTGTCGAGTATGAGTTGGTGAGGGTAAAGAGAGAATTGACGGTGGAGGAACGACTCGAACAGGAACGTGAAACACTTCGGGAAATAAATAGAGCTCGAATAAACGAGGCAAGGTTGAAAGAGGAAGAGACCAAGCTCAGGTTGAAGGCAACTAAAAATTTCCACAAACTATTGTTTGAGGTGGCAAGAAGAAAAGTGGTGACAACAAGGTTGGGAATGGAGGAGGCGAGGTTAAGAATGAAGACGGCGAGGGCAAGGATGGTGGAGGCGAGGTTAAGGATGGAGGAGTCGAGGTTAAGAATGGAGCAGGCAGAACAAAAAtagtgtattaaataaataataaataaatataatataataataaaatttatcttattttctacaaaatttatataatttcatataatattatagtaatataattatttatatattattatctatAAATGGAGGGATATTCTTTGGAATGTGCAGAGCTTCTGTGTGGCTGTCATGTTACGATAAATTGTTTTgcagtgtttaaattattcaatatatcaatatatgtcaaaatttgacattttacaaaaatggcggcatttaatttgaaattcaaataattttgtatataattactggACGTTCTGTGtattaccaaaaataaaacaagctaTGGAATtgaaacatgtttttaatatctgtagaaaaactaaaataatagaaatttttcgTAAAATAGAATAGACACGTTTAATTCGCGGATACAATTGTTTGTCGGTCGTCTTCTGTTCCAAGTTAgcaaaatagtaatatttcaTACGTAAATCGAATAATCATAGAAATCAGTAAGTATAAGTGATTGTGGCATAGGAAGGGGGTATGTCATGTGTTTCACTCATTATTCATAGACGGCCTATTGATTGGACGTATTCAGGAGAATCGTAAAATGCTTTAGAATAGACTAGTTTAATtggtgaataaaattgtttgacgGTCGCCTTCACCGTGCTATGTCTTGTCCTATGCTGTTGGAAGACCTATTGTACAAAGCATACATCTCAATTGAGATGAAGGTGTTAAGAGCGACGTCTTTCTGTGTGAAATTTCCTATACAACCACCGTCAAGACTTAATAGActatctattaaattaaaaattaaatattattttgaaaataaaatttttatcaatatagtgcagttatagtttttatatattcgtatttagattttttatataaattttacaagatattgtaaaaattattcataattcaaattcaattaagtTAGTTAAGCTGTTTAGTACGAATTTATAGTAGCaataatattatctttaatatatctattaattcatataatattgaattaaatattattttggaaataaattttttatcaatataatatagttATAGCTTTTATGTATTCgtatttagatactaaaaaggatttgtctaaattcagaaagcatataaaatatgttcatttattcaaatttaaaaagaatgagtaaatttgtttaagaaaacatcatatatttaaatacaacttaaatattaaatatactttcaaTACACCTATTTGGAAAAAAGGAGTatcttacataaaaaaattttgaataaaatattcaatattatttctgaaatagaaacaataaaaataataaaaactcaaaagaattgttattaaaatattataacatgtcattttcaaaattaaattattaaataaggtaaaactagaagaagaaaatagaaacaagtacagataaaatttcaagataaattatattatgaatcTAGGTATATatctaaatagaaattttagacTTACTAGAGCTATATAAagataactaaataatatattaaaggaTCAGTCATATTTTAGACACAACATTAACTTATCAAacattattgtgaatttatgatattaataatattatattattatattaccttTAAATTGacgttaaaaatgatttatctaattaatggctttttaaatagttacaaataaatttattaaaaaattatatataataaaaattaggatttattttatgtagttctagagaattgaataaaaattatccatgaaaatatttccttttttttcagaaaatttaaaattgtcattgaaacactattattattgaaacaagttttaataaattgtagaatatagattcaaaaattttatatatatatatgttttaaatgttcaatataatttcaattcaagAGTTTTACACAaacatgaaattataaattatttaataaaaaattcagttaataTTGAACCAAatagaaacattatttgttcaaataataaaaagtttgaaataatttgtggAGTaccacaaaaatttatataatattttttgagacaATATTTTGAGAGTGAATCAAAAGActcactaataaattattataacttcatACAGTACaggaataaacatttaattttttaatttcggtGATTTTATCAGTTTCTCCACGTCTTCGTCTGTATGAACATTTATTACAGCTTTTTGAAGTATTAAAAAACTCTGTAGTTCAACTGTAGTGAAGGTTTCCTAACTCCCgagaagaaattaataattaatactaaacatCAAGGTCTAATATTGTTGACATCGCTAAAAACTTAAGAtactttcaaaaaattgtttacgatgcttattaacaaatataatacaacacacccaattgaattgaatacaataagaaaatgtcaTAACAAAAAAATCCTTGTGTCATATGACAATTTGGAAAAACCAGAAAACGACATCTTTTTTGTCTTCTaggcaaaaataaaatgaattaa carries:
- the LOC126265963 gene encoding arginine and glutamate-rich protein 1-A-like isoform X3; protein product: MPARNIIGNENRIVEYELVRVKRELTVEERLEQERQTLREMNRARINEARLKEEEAKLRLKATKNFHKQLFEVARRKVVTTRMRMEEARLRMEEARARMEETRVRMEGARLRMEEAKLRIEEAKK